AGTTTATAAAATTAATGGCTATAACATACAGCGCACTGCCTATGACCAGTCAGCACAAGGTGTTGCATTGAGCTTCGTGGAAGAAAGCGAGCCAGGGGATTTAGCCTTTTTCGATAATGCATCGGGAACCATAGACCATGTAGGAATTATTATGGAAAACAACTATATTATCCATGTTAACGGCAGGGTTAGAATAGACCGCTTGGACCATACGGGAATTTTTAATAACGACATTAGGAACTATACCCATCAACTTCGTGTCATTAAAAAAGTAATATAAAAAAAGGCCCTTGCAAAAGGACCTTCTATTTTTTTGAATAATCACGTAACCTATTCTCCGAGTAACTTTTTTACTCTCATAAAGTTTTCGTTGTCTCCCATTGCCCCATATATATTTTTTAACTGTGTCAGTACTGCTTGATTATCTGGATTGGTCTTTAAGGCGGCCTCTAGGATTCCAGCACCTTCTGTAAACAAATCATCCTTTTTAGTCTTTAGTTCATCATATTTGGCAATGTCCGCACGAGAATTACCTAATGAATTCATCTCATCTATCAATCCGTTTCCTTCATTCACGTATGTTGTTGATAGATTCAAGTATGCATTGGTATAACCAGGATTTAGCTCAATTGCCTTTTTGTAAGATTTTCTAGCCTCTTCAAAATCACCTTGCTCCATACTAATCACACCTACATTGTAGTGCAAATCTGGGTTATCAGGTGCAACAGAAATTGCCTCTGCCATTAAAGATTTAAATTTCTCCTTGTCCCCCATTTTAAAATACAAGTTGGCCTCGTTCAAAATAAGGTTTACATCATTAGGATCGTTGGCTCTTGCCGCTTTATATGCATCCAGAGCTTCGTCATCTTTTCCAAGTTGCGTATAAATTAAAGCTGTGTTTTTTACAATTTCGGCTTTTTTAGACGGAGTTTTCTCATCGATCGGGTCGGAGTAGGCACCGGATTTAACCATTAAATCTCTTTGCACCTTATCCATTTCCTCAACCTCCCCGGAAGCGACATTGGTTGCCTTATAAACAATTCCACTACCATCGTATCCTATATCTTGTAATTCTTTGTAATATTTCAGAGCTTGCTCATAATGACCTCCGTTTACTGCACTACTGGCAGCATAATAAAGATAAGAAGTATCTCGTGGGCTTATTTTATAGCTCATATATAATTTTTCAGCCGCCTCTTTAAACTTCTTATTTCCATTATCTGTTACCGCGGAATTGACCAAATCTGCCGTCAAGGATGCGATATATTGATTTGTTTCATCTGAATATTTAGCTTTTCCCGAAGCTTCTTCCAAGGCTAACACCTTTTTGAAGGAGTCTACGGCTTCCTGAAAAGCACTGTCGTTGCCTTTCTTAGCTAAATCCGTATAAATCTTCCCTCTAGTGAAATAGTATTGGGCTTGTAACTTCTCATCTGCTGCTCCAATTGATCCCGCCGCAGACTCAATCGCCGTTTTGGCGGCAGCGGCATCACCATCCTTTAATGCTTTTTCAGCATCTTTTATTTCGCTTTTCTGTGCGAAACCAACCATTGTGAAGGAAAGTGCCGCAAGTATTAAAATATTAGTTTTCATTTTTGATATATTAATTATTAGTGTTTAAAAATTTAAGATTCCGTTTCTTCGGTATCACTATTATCAATTCCCGTGCCATCTTCCTCGGTCTTTACTTCCATATCGAGAATGTTGGTTTCGTCCAAGTCGTCCTCATCCTTCATGACTTTGGCAACCGCGGCAATGGAATCATCGCCTTTAATATTAATGAGTTTCACACCTTGAGTTGCCCTTCCCATAACTCGAAGGTCCTCCACACTCATTCGTATGGCAATGCCGGATTTATTGATTATCATAAGATCATCCGAGTCCGTAACATTTTTAATGGCTACTAGATTACCCGTTTTCTCAGTAATACTAATGGTTTTTACTCCCTTTCCGCCTCGATTCGTAATGCGGTAATCTTCAATACTGGAACGTTTTCCATATCCGTTTTCGGAAACGACCAACAACTCGTCCTCAAAGTTGTGAACGGAAACCATGCCGATTACCTCATCGTTATCATCCGCCAATCGAATACCGCGGACCCCGGATGCATTTCTACCCATCGGCCTCGTCTTACTTTCCTCGAAGCGAATGGCTTTCCCGGATTTCAATCCCAAGAAAATCTGACTTGTACCCGTGGTTAATTTAGCTTCTAAAAGTTCATCCCCGTCCTTTATAGTTATGGCATTGATACCATTTTGACGTGGTCTAGAATACTGTTCCAAGGATGTCTTTTTAACAGTACCTTTTTTGGTAGCCATAATTACGTAATGACTATTCACATAGTCCTCATCCTTTAAATCTTGTGTACAGATGAAGGCTTTTACCATATCATCTTGCTCAATATTGATCAGATTTTGAATGGCTCTTCCTTTTGAAGTTCTACTTCCCTCAGGTATTTCAAAAACACGCATCCAGAAACATTTTCCCTTTTGGGTAAAGAACAGCATGTATTGGTGGTTGGTACCCACAAATAGATATTCCAAAAAATCCTCATTACGCGTAGAAGAAGCTTTTTGACCTACCCCTCCCCTGTTCTGTGTCTTGTATTCCGATAATGGTGTCCTCTTAATATATCCTGCACGGGATATGGTAATAACAACCTGCTCATTAGGAATCATATCCTCCATGCTCAAATCCCCACCTGCAAAATTTATTTCTGAACGACGCTCATCTCCATATTTCTCCTTAACCTCAAGAAGTTCATCTTTGATAATCTGCATCCTACGCCCCTTCTTGTCTAGAATATCCTTTAAATCTGCAATGGTTTTGATGATGTCATCATACTCAGACCTCAACTTATCCTGTTCCAGTCCGGTAAGTTGTCTCAAGCGCATTTCCACTATAGCTTTCGCTTGTATCTCGGTGAGCTTAAAGCGCTCCATAAGATTTTCTCGGGCTTCGTCCGCATTGGAAGACGCTCTAATAATTGCGATTACCTCGTCAATGTTATCCGAGGCTATAATAAGTCCTTCTAAGATGTGTGCACGGTCTTCGGCTTTTTTCAATTCAAACTTCGTACGCCTTACCACAACCTCGTGACGATGCTCAACAAAATGATGGATCATCTCCTTAACATTCAACAGCTGAGGTCTCCCTTTAACCAATGCAATATTATTTACACTAAAAGAAGTCTGTAGCGCAGTGTACTTGTAAAGCGTATTCAGGACAATATTCGGAATTGCATCACGCTTAAGTATATAAACGATACGCATGCCGTTACGATCAGATTCATCCCGTATGGTCGAAATACCTTCAATTTTCTTATCGTTGACCAGATCTGCCGTCTTCTTAATCATATCGGCCTTGTTGACCTGATACGGTATTTCGGTAACGATAATGCACTCCCTGCCCTGTACTTCCTCAAAAGTGGCCTTGGCACGCATCATTATTCGGCCCCGCCCGGTGTGAAAGGCTTCCTTTACGCCATCATAACCATAAATAATGCCCCCCGTAGGAAAATCAGGTGCTTTAATATGGGTTATTAGCTCATCGATTTCGATATCGTTATTTTCAATGTATGCGACAGTACCGTCAACCACCTCTGAAAGGTTATGCGGCGGCATATTGGTTGCCATTCCTACCGCTATACCAGATGCTCCGTTAACCAATAGATTAGGCACCCTAGCAGGAAGCACAGTAGGCTCCATTAAAGAATCATCAAAATTTAATTGATGGTCCACGGTATCCTTCTCAATATCTGCCAACATATCGTCCGCAATCTTTCGCATACGTGCCTCTGTGTAACGCATTGCCGCAGGGCTATCACCATCTATTGAACCAAAATTTCCTTGGCCATCTATGAGCATATATCTTAAACTCCATTCCTGTGCCATACGCACCATGGTATCGTACACCGAGGTATCCCCATGAGGGTGGTACTTACCTAAAACCTCCCCGACGATACGGGCAGATTTCTTATGTGCGCTGCTACTCCTTACCCCGAGTTCGTGCATTCCATAAAGAACGCGACGGTGCACGGGTTTTAAGCCGTCCCTGACATCGGGTAGGGCACGTGACACAATGACCGACATCGAATAATCGATGTAGGCAGATTTCATTTCATCTTCAATGTTAATAGGAATCAATTTTTCACCTTCCGCCATTTTAAAATCTTATGTTTTTTTATTAGTAAAAAAGCATGCCAATATACGCAAAATCACGGCCTTCAAAGAACAAGCAGACGTATTTATTCAATAATTTATTAACACTAACCTTGTATACTTTAGTTAATAATTATACGTTCAAATACTTTAAAAAAGATTAGTTTTTGAATCAATTAGAATAACTTTAACGAATATAGGTATGGTATTTGCCTAGTATTGATTGAGATTTAGTAATTTTATAGTTGATAATATATTTTATGGATGATAATTTTTCACCTAGGGTTAAGGATGTAATTGCTTACAGTAAAGAAGAGGCGTTACGACTTGGCCACGACTTCATAGGCACCGAGCATTTGATGCTTGGTCTGTTGCGTGATGGTAATGGAAA
This sequence is a window from Maribacter aestuarii. Protein-coding genes within it:
- a CDS encoding tetratricopeptide repeat protein; translation: MKTNILILAALSFTMVGFAQKSEIKDAEKALKDGDAAAAKTAIESAAGSIGAADEKLQAQYYFTRGKIYTDLAKKGNDSAFQEAVDSFKKVLALEEASGKAKYSDETNQYIASLTADLVNSAVTDNGNKKFKEAAEKLYMSYKISPRDTSYLYYAASSAVNGGHYEQALKYYKELQDIGYDGSGIVYKATNVASGEVEEMDKVQRDLMVKSGAYSDPIDEKTPSKKAEIVKNTALIYTQLGKDDEALDAYKAARANDPNDVNLILNEANLYFKMGDKEKFKSLMAEAISVAPDNPDLHYNVGVISMEQGDFEEARKSYKKAIELNPGYTNAYLNLSTTYVNEGNGLIDEMNSLGNSRADIAKYDELKTKKDDLFTEGAGILEAALKTNPDNQAVLTQLKNIYGAMGDNENFMRVKKLLGE
- the gyrA gene encoding DNA gyrase subunit A — translated: MAEGEKLIPINIEDEMKSAYIDYSMSVIVSRALPDVRDGLKPVHRRVLYGMHELGVRSSSAHKKSARIVGEVLGKYHPHGDTSVYDTMVRMAQEWSLRYMLIDGQGNFGSIDGDSPAAMRYTEARMRKIADDMLADIEKDTVDHQLNFDDSLMEPTVLPARVPNLLVNGASGIAVGMATNMPPHNLSEVVDGTVAYIENNDIEIDELITHIKAPDFPTGGIIYGYDGVKEAFHTGRGRIMMRAKATFEEVQGRECIIVTEIPYQVNKADMIKKTADLVNDKKIEGISTIRDESDRNGMRIVYILKRDAIPNIVLNTLYKYTALQTSFSVNNIALVKGRPQLLNVKEMIHHFVEHRHEVVVRRTKFELKKAEDRAHILEGLIIASDNIDEVIAIIRASSNADEARENLMERFKLTEIQAKAIVEMRLRQLTGLEQDKLRSEYDDIIKTIADLKDILDKKGRRMQIIKDELLEVKEKYGDERRSEINFAGGDLSMEDMIPNEQVVITISRAGYIKRTPLSEYKTQNRGGVGQKASSTRNEDFLEYLFVGTNHQYMLFFTQKGKCFWMRVFEIPEGSRTSKGRAIQNLINIEQDDMVKAFICTQDLKDEDYVNSHYVIMATKKGTVKKTSLEQYSRPRQNGINAITIKDGDELLEAKLTTGTSQIFLGLKSGKAIRFEESKTRPMGRNASGVRGIRLADDNDEVIGMVSVHNFEDELLVVSENGYGKRSSIEDYRITNRGGKGVKTISITEKTGNLVAIKNVTDSDDLMIINKSGIAIRMSVEDLRVMGRATQGVKLINIKGDDSIAAVAKVMKDEDDLDETNILDMEVKTEEDGTGIDNSDTEETES